In one Hippocampus zosterae strain Florida chromosome 10, ASM2543408v3, whole genome shotgun sequence genomic region, the following are encoded:
- the LOC127608518 gene encoding LOW QUALITY PROTEIN: myomegalin-like (The sequence of the model RefSeq protein was modified relative to this genomic sequence to represent the inferred CDS: inserted 3 bases in 2 codons; substituted 2 bases at 2 genomic stop codons), with translation MLIAPPTQCLFTPYQLIEGQNVTLNKLREMAHRNQLAQSKTPEGVSESVTLSQLQGELVGVQSSLFSLGLELEASQRSLSQSQRQDDDLARFKDRLNAELQEALQHKEETEKHNQDLRCALQKTRAELRAKEEALKEVEAERLSAAQEKDMSIAQLNHSLREKERQLQEYSQMFETPESPKPRDALVEKLRERIKDRDRALERTIDDKFRCLDEREGQVRTLQLALREKDRDLDRLRCILSNNEETITSLDALVQRKELELEQAAEAYRNLQWLKQASEEKESRTFREKDAIIGQLQAALQARGKEIQDLTATLVARVQAGPTEVVEELKARLQLKEKLFQELLSDRNHQSIEHQTRLSDLLNTLADKDQYLQDNSYRLSLVISERTGQLQEVRRQLSKREQELCELRRDKERQTAADVQHLQGLLREKEAFFKEMMQNXEEVMMRPPSPESEEDVKALWEELQLMLKKEREAQKELSALRSSLAAQQAKGAATASTEHVLEQLVLEYRQLNGALRTEKRLYQNLIHTNSDSSDKVLALHTQLDSVPALRGQLEEVLTRIQNMALDLERATKRQRDLGDVSTEEDEGDDEDGSSNDFTDSIEDDKKVPPASLPFTQPQAARGHEGESAFLTTRTQSVELELKEIQSQLEREGFTSVTQMRSTLQRLWKENRFLKERQVGTNHRSLDRGEEEDDTEEEDYMEDDELGATSCVAVKGPSERSARLWLETRELRERLIVSEATVHAQAEQLKDYRDLLTETSVQQASKQVQVDLQDLGYETCGRSENEAERDDASSPEFDDLEMCTSLSHQQEDSVGGDWYKASRTGTNGDACDGTGEESALHHLVQDLRSQLTRCHKVIRGLQMRVRSLSATSDYASSLERTPRKVNWAFEMSPAQEGVEEDEGWVSDTQATLPASKPSRELQELMARVATLEAQLSSSKLEGKCEAEQGKCATWPGKYNSLIQAQARELSHLRQRMREGEGVSHILTQHLADTTKAFEELLRANDVDYYMGQSFREQLSQSTALAQRLLIKLTGRVESPVDKTGHELLAMQLSKELQQKDQIIESLHNKLQHRPETPSSCQALSETTDPSDRTSLVSDECQTNEDLDLCSELDAGDYRDQDEQRQSEPDAHSSIPPPSRGHLQSSFSCPGMLFSASGGLTAPSLKGYSQLPHHAFPQYQLGGIPEGHSLKSGSGPNLIEEHLREVRCLRQRLEESIRTNERLRQQLEEKLANPGRDGGAATNIYIQGLDTVTHLSNEIRVLTDENLNLQSRLQASTDLCEELIEARARLKQAELEAEQWKEELRRLQTHSEEQGWQILALRQAGQERINRAQHEASLLQQQLCESRDLIHSLQNELHVYDRVCSSFKSNKGFLCEAPGLPAESAELLSEVRSLRAQLQSSIQENSAFKQLELHKQLEQKLGAGSPRTPSLSAFGASPQRENVYRRQLLHDPAPSPPVRDIGLFNCGSPXPPYSDLDDNHSAANDPLDPHAELEGDAPDGSFANRYGRHAVGHVDDXNSLQQQVLEGRSIVQRMEAALRPRLRSPPPLGAAQKQNNEQLLDXGNVPSLLSNTKTLRQILEEAASLLKMFWRAALPSADAATPNLKKEQSMQEEILSLKLRVSEQEEVLKGTIQRLRSTSRTKESMEHFIVNQLSRTRDVLKKARTNLEKNEMRISSLSSSSSAPYAAEEPGGGAREQPANVRGLTTDGVKANQHSAARKRTSRCLL, from the exons TATCAGCTGATCGAGGGGCAGAACGTCACATTAAACAAGCTCCGAGAGATGGCCCACCGGAATCAACTCGCACAAAGCAAGACACCAGAGGGGGTCAGTGAGTCTGTGACGCTTTCCCAGCTGCAAGGGGAGCTGGTGGGCGTGCAGAGCTCCCTGTTCTCTTTGGGCCTGGAGCTGGAGGCCAGCCAGAGGAGTCTCAGTCAGAGTCAGAGACAAGATGACGATCTGGCCCGCTTCAAAGACAGACTGAATGCTGAACTCCAGGAGGCGCTGCAGCATAAGGAAGAGACTGAAAAACACAATCAGGACCTGCGTTGCGCACTTCAGAAAACCCGCGCCGAGCTCAGGGCTAAGGAAGAAGCTCTGAAGGAAGTCGAGGCCGAGAGGCTCTCCGCGGCGCAAGAAAAAGACATGAGCATTGCACAGCTCAATCACTCTCTGCGGGAGAAGGAGCGACAGTTACAGGAGTACTCACAAATGTTCGAGACACCAGAAAGTCCCAAACCAAGAGATGCACTTGTTGAGAAATTAAGAGAGCGAATTAAAGACAGAGACAGAGCTTTGGAGCGCACCATCGATGACAAGTTCCGCTGCCTGGATGAACGTGAGGGTCAAGTGAGGACACTGCAGCTGGCGCTACGGGAAAAAGACCGAGACCTGGACAGGCTCCGCTGCATCCTGTCTAACAACGAGGAGACCATCACGAGTCTCGATGCTCTGGTGCAAAGGAaagagctggagctggagcaGGCGGCCGAAGCCTACAGAAACCTTCAGTGGCTGAAACAGGCCAGTGAAGAAAAGGAGAGCAGAACTTTCAGGGAGAAGGACGCCATCATTGGCCAGCTGCAAGCAGCGCTGCAGGCTCGCGGCAAGGAGATACAGGATCTGACGGCGACCCTGGTCGCCAGAGTTCAGGCCGGCCCCACcgaggtggtggaggagctgaaggctCGGCTCCAGCTGAAGGAGAAGCTCTTCCAGGAGCTGCTGTCAGACCGCAACCACCAATCGATTGAACACCAAACGCGGCTTTCGGACTTGCTCAACACCCTCGCTGACAAAGACCAGTACCTGCAGGACAATTCGTACAGGCTGTCCTTGGTTATAAGCGAGCGCACAGGTCAGCTGCAGGAGGTGCGCAGGCAGCTGTCCAAGAGAGAGCAGGAACTGTGCGAGCTGAGGCGGGACAAAGAGAGGCAGACGGCCGCAGACGTGCAACACCTGCAAGGTCTTCTCCGAGAGAAAGAAGCCTTTTTTAAGGAGATGATGCAGAACTAAGAGGAAGTCATGATGCGGCCGCCGTCTCCAGAGAGTGAAGAAGACGTGAAGGCCCTTTGGGAAGAGCTGCAGTTAATGCTTAAGAAGGAGAGGGAAGCCCAGAAAGAACTCTCTGCTCTGCGTTCGTCTTTGGCTGCCCAGCAAGCaaagggagcagcaacagcaagtaCCGAGCATGTGCTGGAGCAGCTCGTCTTGGAGTACCGTCAGCTGAATGGTGCCCTGAGGACCGAGAAGAGACTCTACCAGAATCTCATTCACACCAATAGCGACAGCTCGGACAAGGTCTTGGCCCTCCACACTCAGCTGGACTCGGTTCCGGCACTCCGCGGGCAACTGGAGGAGGTCCTGACCCGGATTCAGAACATGGCCCTGGACCTGGAAAGGGCCACCAAAAGGCAGCGTGACTTAGGAGATGTCAGCACCGAAGAGGACGAGGGGGATGATGAAGACGGCAGCAGCAACGACTTCACCGACAGCATAGAGGACGACAAGAAAGTTCCACCTGCGAGTTTGCCTTTCACCCAGCCTCAAGCGGCCCGTGGGCATGAAGGAGAGTCTGCATTCCTGACGACTCGCACGCAGAGCGTTGAACTGGAGCTAAAAGAAATACAGTCGCAGCTCGAGCGGGAGGGATTCACCTCGGTGACCCAGATGAGGAGCACACTGCAGAGGCTTTGGAAGGAGAACCGCTTCCTAAAAGAACGTCAAGTGGGGACGAACCACAGGAGTCTTGAccggggtgaggaggaggacgataCTGAGGAGGAGGACTACATGGAAGATGATGAACTGGGGGCGACGTCTTGCGTGGCTGTCAAGGGTCCGAGTGAGCGTTCGGCTCGGCTTTGGTTGGAGACCCGAGAGCTGCGGGAGAGGCTGATCGTGTCTGAAGCCACCGTTCATGCTCAGGCCGAGCAGCTGAAGGACTACAGGGACCTGCTCACCGAGACGTCCGTGCAGCAGGCCAGTAAGCAGGTGCAAGTGGATCTACAGGATTTGGGCTATGAGACTTGTGGACGCAGTGAAAATGAAGCTGAGAGGGACGATGCCAGCAGCCCAGAGTTTGATGACCTCGAGATGTGCACGTCACTGTCTCATCAGCAGGAGGATAGCGTGGGAGGGGACTGGTACAAGGCCAGTAGAACCGGGACTAACGGAGATGCATGCGATGGAACCGGGGAGGAGTCGGCTTTACATCACCTGGTCCAGGATCTGCGCTCCCAGCTAACCCGCTGCCACAAAGTCATCCGCGGGCTTCAGATGCGTGTTCGCTCCCTGTCGGCCACAAGCGACTACGCCTCGAGCCTTGAGCGCACGCCGCGCAAGGTAAACTGGGCCTTCGAGATGTCACCCGCCCAAGAGGGCGTAGAGGAAGATGAAGGCTGGGTGTCCGACACCCAGGCGACTTTGCCTGCGTCCAAACCCAGTCGCGAGCTGCAGGAGCTGATGGCACGAGTGGCCACCTTGGAGGCCCAATTGAGCAGCTCCAAGTTGGAGGGGAAGTGCGAAGCAGAGCAGGGGAAATGTGCCACATGGCCTGGAAAGTACAACTCTCTCATCCAGGCCCAAGCTCGTGAGCTCTCCCACCTGAGGCAGAGGATGAGAGAGGGTGAAGGAGTCTCCCATATCCTCACACAGCATCTGGCTGACACCACCAAGGCTTttgaggagctgctgcgggccAACGATGTTGACTACTACATGGGGCAGAGCTTTCGAGAGCAGCTTTCACAAAGCACCGCGCTAGCTCAGAGACTGCTCATCAAGCTGACTGGACGAGTGGAAAGCCCCGTTGACAAGACAGGCCACGAGTTGCTGGCCATGCAGCTTAGCAAGGAGCTTCAGCAGAAAGACCAAATCATCGAGTCTCTGCACAACAAGCTGCAGCATCGCCCTGAGACGCCATCCAGCTGCCAAGCCCTCTCGGAGACCACCGACCCATCAGACAGGACTTCCTTGGTGTCCGACGAGTGTCAAACCAACGAAGACCTGGATCTGTGCTCCGAGTTAGACGCCGGAGACTATCGGGACCAGGATGAGCAGCGACAATCCGAACCGGATGCCCATTCATCGATCCCTCCTCCTTCTCGTGGACACCTCCAATCATCTTTCAGCTGTCCGGGAATGCTTTTCTCAGCCTCTGGGGGTTTAACCGCTCCGTCCTTGAAAGGCTACAGCCAGCTACCTCATCATGCCTTTCCGCAGTACCAGCTGGGCGGCATTCCCGAGGGTCACTCACTAAAGTCGGGCTCGGGGCCCAATTTAATTGAAGAGCACCTACGGGAGGTGCGATGTCTTCGCCAGCGTCTGGAAGAGTCCATTCGGACCAACGAAAGGCTCCGACAGCAGCTGGAGGAAAAATTAGCAAACCCTGGGCGCGACGGAGGAGCAGCTACAAACATCTATATTCAAGGGTTGGACACAGTCACACATCTGTCGAATGAAATCCGAGTCCTGACAGACGAGAACTTGAATCTGCAGTCCCGTCTACAGGCCAGCACAGACTTGTGCGAGGAGCTGATCGAAGCACGCGCCCGCCTCAAGCAAGCCGAACTGGAAGCTGAGCAGTGGAAGGAGGAGTTGAGACGACTTCAGACACACAGTGAGGAGCAGGGATGGCAGATTCTCGCCTTGAGGCAAGCCGGTCAGGAGAGAATCAACAGAGCGCAGCACGAGGCGTCTCTACTGCAGCAGCAGTTGTGTGAGAGCAGAGACCTCATCCACTCCCTGCAGAACGAACTGCACGTCTACGATCGCGTGTGCTCCAGCTTCAAATCCAACAAAGGCTTCCTGTGCGAAGCTCCTGGCCTGCCCGCGGAGTCGGCGGAGCTACTGAGCGAGGTGAGGAGTCTGCGGGCCCAGCTGCAGAGCAGCATCCAGGAGAATAGCGCCTTCAAGCAGCTGGAGCTCCACAAGCAGCTGGAGCAAAAACTGGGCGCCGGCTCCCCTCGCACGCCGTCCCTGTCGGCCTTCGGCGCCAGCCCTCAGAGAGAAAACGTCTACAGGCGACAGCTGCTGCACGACCCGGCCCCTTCTCCACCTGTCAGGGACATTGGTCTCTTTAACTGTGGATCTC TGCCCCCCTACTCGGACCTGGATGACAACCATAGCGCCGCCAACGACCCCCTCGACCCGCACGCTGAGCTGGAAGGCGACGCCCCCGATGGCTCGTTCGCCAACCGTTATGGCCGCCACGCCGTCGGTCACGTGGATGA TAACTCTCTCCAGCAACAAGTCCTTGAAGGTCGCAGCATCGTGCAGCGCATGGAGGCAGCGTTGCGCCCGCGCCTGCGCTCTCCTCCACCGTTAGGAGCcgcccagaaacaaaacaatgagcagCTCTTGGATTAAGGCAATGTCCCGAGTCTCTTGTCCAACACGAAGACCCTGAGGCAGATTCTGGAGGAGGCGGCGTCCCTGCTGAAGATGTTCTGGAGGGCGGCGCTGCCCAGCGCCGACGCCGCCACGCCGAACCTGAAGAAGGAGCAGTCGATGCaagaggagatcttgtccctcAAGCTGCGCGTGTCTGAGCAGGAGGAGGTACTGAAGGGGACGATTCAAAGACTGAGGAGCACCAGTCGCACCAAGGAGAGCATGGAGCATTTCATCGTGAACCAGCTGTCAAGGACTCGGGATGTTTTGAAGAAAGCAAGGACAAACTTGGAGAAGAACGAGATGAGAATTTCCTCTCTAAGCTCCTCGTCTTCCGCTCCCTACGCCGCTGAGGAGCCAGGAGGTGGTGCCAGAGAGCAACCTGCTAATGTCCGGGGCTTGACGACTGACGGAGTCAAAGCCAACCAGCACTCTGCTGCCAGGAAGCGCACCAGCCGATGCTTGCTTTAG